One Setaria viridis chromosome 7, Setaria_viridis_v4.0, whole genome shotgun sequence genomic region harbors:
- the LOC117865299 gene encoding probable glucuronosyltransferase Os04g0650300 has translation MKLPLLRPLWPGLAPAAGSPDAAPEPAKPSLPAAWLLLHALFCATSMAVGFRFSRLIVYLLFLPTPPINPAAHLVSLVSPPVMLAGAGNATTATITTTTTTTTTVTTTTTVAAEIGAAHPHHHHGPVFVGRHPIRVRSWPHPDPNELLKAHRILAAVQNAQRSSKRRGAGPPRPVIAVTPTTTSALQVPSLTSLAHTLRLVDAQLVWIVVEPGHRTDAVAAVLSRSNLDFLHITGPGDSTASLRMHALREIRAKRMDGIVVFADENSILRTELFDEGQKVSTMGAVPVGILGEDDGASESFLQAPSCDAAGKLVGYHVSEETVLPVNRSDMLLSSRLEWTGFVVSARVLWEDAKERPQWVRDLAAIDDADARAASPLALVTDAGRVEPLAGCAQAALAWSLRSESLHDVKFPHEWKIDPPLLNTGSHQENAKPETPLKQTNLASSEDQH, from the exons ATGAAGCTCCCGCTGCTGCGGCCGCTGTGGCCGGGGCTGGCGCCCGCGGCGGGTTCGCCcgacgcggcgccggagccggcgaagccgtcgctgccggcggcgtggctgctgctgcacgCGCTCTTCTGCGCCACCTCCATGGCCGTGGGCTTCCGCTTCTCGCGCCTCATCGTGTACCTCCTCTTCCTGCCGACGCCGCCCATCAACCCCGCCGCGCACCTCGTCTCGCTCGTGTCCCCGCCCGTcatgctcgccggcgccggcaacgcGACGACGGCCACGATCACCACCACGACCACGACCACGACCaccgtcaccaccaccaccacggtggCCGCCGAGATCGGAGCCGCCCACCCGCATCACCACCACGGCCCCGTCTTCGTGGGGCGCCACCCGATCCGCGTCCGCTCCTGGCCGCACCCGGACCCCAACGAGCTGCTCAAGGCCCACcgcatcctcgccgccgtccagaACGCGCAGCGCAGCAGCaagcgccgcggcgccgggccgCCGAGACCCGTCATTGCCGTCACCCCAACCACCACCTCCGCGCTCCAGGTGCCGTCCCTGACGTCTTTGGCGCacacgctccgcctcgtcgaCGCCCAGCTCGTGTGGATCGTCGTCGAGCCGGGACACCGcaccgacgccgtcgccgccgtgctctCCCGCTCCAACCTCGACTTCCTCCACATCACCGGCCCCGGCGACTCCACCGCGTCCCTCCGAATGCACGCCCTCAG GGAGATTCGGGCGAAGCGAATGGACGGCATCGTGGTGTTCGCCGACGAGAACAGCATCCTGCGGACGGAGCTGTTCGACGAGGGGCAGAAGGTGAGCACCATGGGCGCCGTGCCCGTCGGCATACtgggcgaggacgacggcgccAGCGAGTCGTTCCTCCAGGCGCCGTCGTGCGACGCCGCGGGGAAGCTGGTGGGCTACCACGTGTCGGAGGAGACCGTGCTGCCGGTGAACCGGAGCGACATGCTGCTGTCCAGCAGGCTGGAGTGGACCGGCTTCGTGGTGAGCGCGCGCGTGCTGTGGGAGGACGCCAAGGAGCGGCCCCAGTGGGTGCGCGATCTCGCCGCCatcgacgacgccgacgcgcgcGCCGCCAGCCCGCTCGCGCTCGTCACCGACGCCGGCCGCGTCGAGCCGCTCGCCGGCTGCGCCCAGGCGGCGCTCGCGTGGTCGCTCCGGTCAGAGAGTCTCCACGACGTCAAATTCCCACACGA ATGGAAAATCGATCCTCCTCTTCTGAATACTGGTTCCCATCAGgagaatgccaaaccagagACGCCTCTGAAGCAAACAAATCTAGCAAGCTCTGAAGATCAGCACTAG
- the LOC117864873 gene encoding uncharacterized protein: MAKIGDATKQEGSSSSGGERLLAAGGVVEFPMLTKGNYQEWALVMQLSLEALELWDKVEEESKDRAQDRKALAAICRGVPPDMRAALVVKPSAKEAWASIKRLRGGDDRVKAANVQRLMKEFENLAFTDGESVGDFGVRVERLTARLKDFGEVLPDARVVRKVLRSVPKKLKQVAVSIEIHGDLNAMTLDELVGQLQVAEEADAELELVPKVAHDGQLLLTKAQWEARSRGGGGRRGNGGHGGGGQDDDDGGSSTSSRSGRSRYRGRCFDCGMRGHMARDCPKKKEKALYADVDEEATLL, encoded by the coding sequence ATGGCGAAGATCGGCGACGCGACCAAACAGGAGGGCTCCAGCtcaagcggcggcgagcggctcctggcggccggcggcgtcgtggaATTCCCGATGCTGACGAAGGGCAACTATCAAGAGTGGGCGCTGGTGATGCAGCTCTCCCTCGAGGCCTTGGAATTATGGGacaaggtggaggaggagagcaAGGACAGAGCTCAAGACCGGAAGGCGCTGGCGGCGATCTGCCGTGGCGTGCCGCCGGACATGCGGGCGGCGCTGGTGGTGAAGCCGTCGGCGAAGGAGGCCTGGGCGAGCATCAAGCGGCTCCGAGGCGGCGACGATCGAGTCAAGGCGGCGAACGTGCAACGCTTGATGAAGGAGTTTGAGAATCTGGCATTCACGGACGGCGAGTCGGTCGGGGACTTCGGCGTGCGCGTCGAGCGGCTGACGGCGAGGCTGAAGGACTTTGGCGAGGTGCTGCCGGACGCTCGGGTGGTGCGCAAGGTGTTGCGCTCCGTGCCAAAGAAGCTGAAGCAGGTGGCGGTCTCAATTGAGATCCACGGTGACCTCAACGCCATGACGCTGGACGAGCTTGTCGGCCAGCTGCAggtggcagaggaggcggacgcGGAGCTGGAGCTGGTGCCCAAGGTTGCGCACGATGGCCAGCTGCTGCTGACGAAGGCTCAGTGGGAGGCGCGGTCgcgtggaggaggcggacgTCGTGGCAATGGCGgtcacggtggcggcggccaggacgacgacgacggcggaaGCAGCACAAGTTCCAGGAGCGGGAGGAGTCGCTACCGCGGTCGTTGCTTCGACTGCGGCATGCGCGGGCATATGGCGCGTGATTgcccgaagaagaaggagaaggcgttGTACGCCGACGTCGACGAGGAAGCAACGCTGCTATGA
- the LOC117864970 gene encoding flavonol 3-O-glucosyltransferase UGT89B1 — protein MKETAAATPIQAPHVLVVPFTAQGHTLPLLDFAALLAARGLRLTVVTTPANLPLLSPLLAAHPEAVRPLTLPFPSDTFLPPGLESTRGCSPEYFPVFVHALVSLREPILAWARSQPADPVVAVIADFFCGWAQPLARELGAAGIVFTPSGVLGTAIPHSLFRRLVRRPAECGDEFTVSFPAIPGEPTYQWREISMMYKWFVEGGGGHEEQVAQVRESVRQNFLWNLQESWAFVSNTFRALEGRYVDAPLEDMGFKRIWAVGPVAPETDPTGTRGGEAAVAAANLSAWLDAFPEGSVVYVCFGSQAVLTPAVAAALAEALERSAVPFLWVVSTGNSGVVPEGFEARTAAAGRGLVVRGWAPQLATLRHAAVGWFMTHCGWNSVLEAAAAGVPMLAWPMTADQFANAWLIVDEVRVAVRACAGGYGVAPDAGELAAVVRDAVGEKARGVRARAKELAAEAARAVKEGGSSYADLEALVQEIRKLC, from the coding sequence ATGAAGGAGACGGCAGCCGCAACACCTATCCAAGCGCCGCACGTGCTCGTCGTCCCCTTCACGGCGCAGGGCCACACGCTGCCGCTCCTCGACTTCGCCGCCCtgctcgccgcgcgcggcctccgcctcaCCGTCGTCACCACGCCGGCCAACCTCCCGCTCCTCTCACCTCTCCTCGCCGCGCACCCCGAGGCCGTCCGCCCGCTCACCCTCCCGTTCCCCTCCGACACGTTCCTGCCCCCGGGCCTCGAGAGCACCAGGGGATGCTCCCCGGAGTACTTCCCCGTATTCGTCCACGCGCTCGTCTCGCTCCGCGAGCCGATCCTCGCCTGGGCCAGGTCGCAGCCCGCCGaccccgtcgtcgccgtcatcgccgatttcTTCTGTGGATGGGCGCAACCGCTCGCTCGCGAGCTCGGAGCCGCCGGGATCGTGTTCACGCCTTCCGGCGTCCTGGGCACTGCCATCCCTCACTCGCTGTTCCGCCGCCTCGTGAGGCGCCCTGCCGAGTGCGGCGACGAGTTTACCGTCAGCTTCCCTGCGATTCCCGGCGAGCCGACGTACCAGTGGAGAGAGATCTCCATGATGTACAAGTGGTTCGTGGAAGGCGGAGGCGGACACGAAGAGCAGGTCGCCCAGGTCCGCGAATCGGTGAGGCAAAACTTCCTCTGGAACCTGCAGGAGAGTTGGGCGTTCGTGTCGAACACCTTCCGGGCGCTCGAGGGGAGGTACGTGGACGCGCCTCTGGAAGACATGGGGTTCAAGCGCATCTGGGCGGTGGGCCCCGTGGCGCCGGAGACGGACCCCACCGGCACGCGCGGTGGGGAggcggccgtcgcggcggccaaTCTCAGCGCGTGGCTCGATGCCTTCCCGGAAGGCTCGGTCGTGTACGTGTGCTTCGGGAGCCAGGCAGTGCTGACACCGGCAGTGGCGGCAGCGCTGGCCGAGGCGCTGGAGCGCAGCGCCGTGCCGTTCCTCTGGGTCGTGAGCACCGGGAACAGCGGCGTTGTTCCTGAAGGCTTCGAGGcgcgcaccgcggcggcggggcgcgggctGGTGGTGCGCGGGTGGGCGCCGCAGCTGGCGACGCTGCGCCACGCCGCGGTGGGGTGGTTCatgacgcactgcgggtggaactcggtgctggaggcggccgccgccggggtgccCATGCTGGCGTGGCCCATGACGGCCGACCAGTTCGCGAACGCGTGGCTGATCGTGGACGAGGTGCGCGTCGCGGTGCGCGCGTGCGCGGGGGGCTACGGCGTCGCGCCCGACGCAGGGGAGCTCGCGGCCGTGGTGCGTGACGCGGTCGGAGAGAAGGCCCGCGGCGTGAGGGCACGCGCCAAGGAGCTCGCCGCGGAGGCTGCGCGAGCGGTGAAGGAAGGCGGGAGCTCGTACGCGGATTTGGAGGCGTTGGTGCAGGAGATTCGGAAGCTGTGCTGA
- the LOC117864973 gene encoding protein COFACTOR ASSEMBLY OF COMPLEX C SUBUNIT B CCB4, chloroplastic isoform X2, with protein MELSRGIISAPLPQPTLRTAPAPRLGRRLPFGAFSPPQPLSDVREHGCCVSRALRPRQEWVEGWVRSNDTLVRSLPILVGGASLVAVLLNRAVSGIAAVADASRWFLEVSNANELVLVCQVLLFMNYFGNCILQIGVAAGSPEDGNALTVDTQKFIQGSLYKSAMESKKQSYLANLALYPGRSELPFLPANTQALILQPIGDKGIAVVGGDTIRGFTSIDQAWIAMIADKLDATLSKSYNP; from the exons ATGGAGCTGAGCAGAGGCATTATCTCAGCTCCACTCCCGCAGCCAACGCTGCGGACGGCGCCCGCCCCGCGCCTCGGCCGCCGGCTTCCCTTCGGAGCCTTCTCACCGCCGCAACCGCTTTCCGATGTG CGAGAGCATGGATGCTGCGTCAGCAGGGCGCTGCGGCCGCGGCAGGAGTGGGTGGAGGGCTGGGTCCGGAGCAACGACACGCTCGTCCGCAGCCTGCCcatcctcgtcggcggcgcctCCCTCGTCGCTGTCCTCCTCAACCGTGCCGTCTCCGGaattgccgccgtcgccgacgcctcCAG GTGGTTCCTCGAGGTGTCGAATGCAAACGAGTTGGTCCTGGTGTGTCAAGTTCTGCTCTTCATGAACTACTTTG GTAATTGCATTCTTCAAATTGGGGTTGCTGCGGGATCTCCTGAAGATGGTAATGCACTTACTGTGGATACACAAAAGTTCATCCAAGGCTCTCTTTACAAAAGTGCCATGGAATCCAAGAAGC AATCTTATCTGGCAAACCTTGCTTTGTATCCTGGAAGGTCTGAGTTGCCCTTCTTGCCTGCTAACACACAG GCACTAATATTACAACCAATTGGTGATAAGGGAATTGCAGTTGTTGGTGGCGATACTATAAGAGGGTTCACTAGTATTGATCAG GCATGGATTGCAATGATCGCAGACAAGTTGGATGCCACACTGTCGAAGTCTTATAACCCTTAA
- the LOC117864973 gene encoding protein COFACTOR ASSEMBLY OF COMPLEX C SUBUNIT B CCB4, chloroplastic isoform X1: MELSRGIISAPLPQPTLRTAPAPRLGRRLPFGAFSPPQPLSDVREHGCCVSRALRPRQEWVEGWVRSNDTLVRSLPILVGGASLVAVLLNRAVSGIAAVADASSSQSRADILTLALSVTDILAGLVWLSIRPKSISPVVPRGVECKRVGPGVSSSALHELLWTWDSLTTATCCKSLVVVYGGNCILQIGVAAGSPEDGNALTVDTQKFIQGSLYKSAMESKKQSYLANLALYPGRSELPFLPANTQALILQPIGDKGIAVVGGDTIRGFTSIDQAWIAMIADKLDATLSKSYNP, from the exons ATGGAGCTGAGCAGAGGCATTATCTCAGCTCCACTCCCGCAGCCAACGCTGCGGACGGCGCCCGCCCCGCGCCTCGGCCGCCGGCTTCCCTTCGGAGCCTTCTCACCGCCGCAACCGCTTTCCGATGTG CGAGAGCATGGATGCTGCGTCAGCAGGGCGCTGCGGCCGCGGCAGGAGTGGGTGGAGGGCTGGGTCCGGAGCAACGACACGCTCGTCCGCAGCCTGCCcatcctcgtcggcggcgcctCCCTCGTCGCTGTCCTCCTCAACCGTGCCGTCTCCGGaattgccgccgtcgccgacgcctcCAG TTCGCAGTCGAGGGCCGACATATTGACCCTTGCTCTCTCCGTGACTGACATTCTTGCCGGCCTCGTTTGGTTGTCCATCCGGCCGAAATCCATTTCTCCG GTGGTTCCTCGAGGTGTCGAATGCAAACGAGTTGGTCCTGGTGTGTCAAGTTCTGCTCTTCATGAACTACTTTG GACATGGGATTCCCTCACTACTGCAACTTGTTGCAAATCACTGGTTGTTGTGTATGGAGGTAATTGCATTCTTCAAATTGGGGTTGCTGCGGGATCTCCTGAAGATGGTAATGCACTTACTGTGGATACACAAAAGTTCATCCAAGGCTCTCTTTACAAAAGTGCCATGGAATCCAAGAAGC AATCTTATCTGGCAAACCTTGCTTTGTATCCTGGAAGGTCTGAGTTGCCCTTCTTGCCTGCTAACACACAG GCACTAATATTACAACCAATTGGTGATAAGGGAATTGCAGTTGTTGGTGGCGATACTATAAGAGGGTTCACTAGTATTGATCAG GCATGGATTGCAATGATCGCAGACAAGTTGGATGCCACACTGTCGAAGTCTTATAACCCTTAA
- the LOC117864973 gene encoding protein COFACTOR ASSEMBLY OF COMPLEX C SUBUNIT B CCB4, chloroplastic isoform X3: MELSRGIISAPLPQPTLRTAPAPRLGRRLPFGAFSPPQPLSDVREHGCCVSRALRPRQEWVEGWVRSNDTLVRSLPILVGGASLVAVLLNRAVSGIAAVADASRWFLEVSNANELVLVCQVLLFMNYFGHGIPSLLQLVANHWLLCMEVIAFFKLGLLRDLLKMVMHLLWIHKSSSKALFTKVPWNPRSALILQPIGDKGIAVVGGDTIRGFTSIDQAWIAMIADKLDATLSKSYNP, translated from the exons ATGGAGCTGAGCAGAGGCATTATCTCAGCTCCACTCCCGCAGCCAACGCTGCGGACGGCGCCCGCCCCGCGCCTCGGCCGCCGGCTTCCCTTCGGAGCCTTCTCACCGCCGCAACCGCTTTCCGATGTG CGAGAGCATGGATGCTGCGTCAGCAGGGCGCTGCGGCCGCGGCAGGAGTGGGTGGAGGGCTGGGTCCGGAGCAACGACACGCTCGTCCGCAGCCTGCCcatcctcgtcggcggcgcctCCCTCGTCGCTGTCCTCCTCAACCGTGCCGTCTCCGGaattgccgccgtcgccgacgcctcCAG GTGGTTCCTCGAGGTGTCGAATGCAAACGAGTTGGTCCTGGTGTGTCAAGTTCTGCTCTTCATGAACTACTTTG GACATGGGATTCCCTCACTACTGCAACTTGTTGCAAATCACTGGTTGTTGTGTATGGAGGTAATTGCATTCTTCAAATTGGGGTTGCTGCGGGATCTCCTGAAGATGGTAATGCACTTACTGTGGATACACAAAAGTTCATCCAAGGCTCTCTTTACAAAAGTGCCATGGAATCCAAGAAGC GCACTAATATTACAACCAATTGGTGATAAGGGAATTGCAGTTGTTGGTGGCGATACTATAAGAGGGTTCACTAGTATTGATCAG GCATGGATTGCAATGATCGCAGACAAGTTGGATGCCACACTGTCGAAGTCTTATAACCCTTAA
- the LOC117864971 gene encoding small RNA degrading nuclease 1, with protein MAKRLAAAEKEVLVEVVRFTQKNGLKGSDGAWKDFLARNDRKFGASVSDPRKRSRDVLLAFLQTFSKDFQKYFGKLVKRQKERSDVQQHMNDFPDQVSPEQKLVQLTAEHPEYRKNYCFPSYQEGWKVLRIGDVSSLVSSSAMLAIDCEMVLCHDGTEAVVRVCVVDNNLEVKLDTLVNPSKAITDYRTHITGVSKKDLEGVTSSLVDVQKSLKRILSKGKILIGHSLYRDLCALKIDCSQVIDTAYIFKYANLPTTASASLNSLCKSVLGYSVQEEGEPHNCLKDAEAAMNLVLAKLKHGFNDPIEVAVSSVITESDSLKLLAHRIPVHLPCQELCKVFSGNPSIDDKIDSRIRGEFYSTCILFNEIDEVEKAFEALDGQMTKDSGGRLQKHVLMKRDNGDVVNFYVRKMVYSSQPNQFEVPKKRPQPTEDAEPKKEHADGDQQKKKRKSKKHVN; from the exons ATGGCCAagcggctcgccgccgccgagaaaGAG GTGCTCGTTGAGGTCGTGAGGTTCACTCAGAAGAACGGGTTGAAAGGCTCCGATGGGGCGTGGAAGGATTTCTTGGCTCGGAACGACAGGAAGTTTGGCGCTTCAGTAAGCGACCCCAGGAAGCGCTCGAGGGATGTGCTGCTCGCCTTCCTGCAAACCTTCTCCAAGGATTTCCAAAAG TACTTCGGCAAATTGGTTAAGCGTCAAAAGGAAAGAAGTGATGTGCAGCAGCATATGAACGATTTTCCTGACCAGGTTTCTCCCGAGCAG AAACTTGTTCAACTGACGGCAGAGCACCCAGAGTACAGGAAAAATTATTGCTTCCCATCATACCAAGAG GGATGGAAAGTGTTGCGGATAGGAGATGTCTCAAGTTTGGTGAGCTCAAGTGCTATGTTGGCAATTGACTGTGAGATGGTCCTTTGCCATGATGGCACTGAGGCTGTGGTCCGAGTATGTGTTGTAGACAACAATCTGGAG GTGAAGCTGGACACACTTGTAAATCCTTCTAAAGCTATTACTGACTATAGAACACACATCACCGGTGTATCTAAGAAGGATCTAGAAGGAGTCACATCATCATTAGTTGATGTTCAG AAATCGCTGAAGAGGATCTTGTCCAAAGGAAAAATTTTGATTGGCCACAGCTTATATAGAGATTTATGTG CCTTAAAGATTGATTGCTCTCAAGTTATTGATACAGCCTACATCTTTAAGTATGCCAATTTACCTACTACTGCATCAGCTTCCTTAAACAGTTTGTGCAAG TCTGTTTTGGGGTATTCTGTTCAAGAAGAAGGCGAACCACATAATTGCTTAAAGGACGCAGAAGCTGCAATGAATCTAGTTCTCGCAAAGCTTAAGCATGGATTTAATGATCCCATTGAAGTGGCCGTAAGCAGT GTAATAACTGAGTCTGATTCGTTGAAGTTGCTTGCTCATAGAATACCGGTGCACCTGCCTTGTCAAGAACTGTGCAAAGTTTTCTCTGGGAACCCCAGTATTGATGACAAG ATTGATTCAAGGATTCGAGGTGAATTTTATTCTACATGTATTTTGTTCAATGAGATAGATGAGGTAGAGAAAGCTTTTGAAGCACTGGATGGCCAAATGACTAAG GACTCTGGTGGGCGACTTCAAAAGCATGTGCTGATGAAGCGTGACAATGGAGATGTGGTGAACTTCTACGTCCGGAAGATGGTATACAGTTCCCAGCCCAACCAGTTCGAAGTTCCAAAGAAGAGACCACAGCCTACTGAGGATGCGGAACCAAAGAAAGAACATGCCGATGGGGatcagcaaaagaagaaaagaaagagtaaGAAGCATGTGAACTAG